In uncultured Ilyobacter sp., a genomic segment contains:
- the secF gene encoding protein translocase subunit SecF yields the protein MKIDIVNHTTKWLGVSAFVVIFAIAGLLFKGLNFGIDFSGGNLYQFKFEKNITLGEVNSFFDEVSKDFPQLDGKSRKVQVSGENTVILRTSEMDEGQKNEFLDKVENLGAYDLQKADKVGATIGEELKTSAFYALILGCILIVLYITIRFEFKFAMAAVIALFHDVIISVGGIALLGYEINTPFIAAVLTILGYSINDTIVVFDRIRETLKRKNSPELGDAINISINQVMTRSINTSLTTFLAVIAILVFGGESLKTFITTLLIGVVAGTYSSIFVASPLVYLLEKNKDKEAILEK from the coding sequence GTGAAAATAGATATTGTAAATCATACTACCAAGTGGCTCGGTGTATCGGCCTTTGTTGTAATATTTGCCATTGCTGGACTTTTGTTTAAAGGCTTAAACTTCGGAATAGATTTCTCAGGCGGAAACCTTTATCAGTTTAAATTTGAAAAAAATATAACACTGGGAGAGGTAAATAGTTTTTTTGACGAGGTATCTAAAGATTTTCCTCAGTTAGACGGGAAAAGCAGAAAGGTACAGGTTTCAGGGGAGAATACAGTAATACTAAGAACATCTGAAATGGATGAAGGTCAAAAGAATGAATTTTTAGACAAGGTTGAAAATTTAGGAGCATATGATCTTCAGAAAGCTGATAAAGTAGGGGCGACTATAGGGGAAGAACTGAAAACCTCGGCTTTTTACGCCTTGATCTTAGGTTGTATACTTATAGTTTTATACATCACCATAAGATTTGAATTTAAGTTTGCCATGGCTGCGGTAATAGCCCTGTTTCATGATGTGATTATCTCTGTAGGGGGAATAGCCCTTCTTGGTTATGAGATAAACACTCCCTTTATAGCGGCTGTTCTGACGATACTTGGGTATTCTATAAATGATACTATAGTTGTATTTGACAGAATAAGAGAGACACTTAAAAGAAAGAACTCTCCAGAATTAGGAGATGCTATAAATATCAGTATAAATCAGGTTATGACGAGATCGATAAATACATCTCTTACCACCTTTCTTGCAGTAATAGCTATATTAGTTTTCGGAGGAGAGAGTCTGAAGACTTTTATAACAACTCTGCTTATAGGGGTAGTTGCAGGAACTTATTCATCGATCTTTGTAGCCAGTCCTTTGGTATATCTACTAGAAAAAAACAAAGATAAAGAAGCTATACTAGAAAAGTAA
- the alr gene encoding alanine racemase produces the protein MRAWADINLDNLIYNLNIIKEFAGSKKIMGVIKADGYGMGAVECARILSENGVENFGVACYEEGYELYKAGIEGEILLLGATPFENLADAIKCGFQITISSFEQIDFLRKNKLHPEVHIKVDTGMGRLGFSHEEAIEAIKIIRDEKIADIVGVYSHLSVADMPEKDDFTLEQIEKFKVFEKMESIKYKHILNSSGLLRFADATESNLVRVGIILHGVVPFESDIQKKFKPVFSFKTRIVFLKKVVEKTYVSYGNTETAEPGDLIATMSVGYADGFVREFSNGGIVEIDGVGCRVIGKICMDMTMIKIPDELKYKVKVGTEVTIIGKDILKKAECIGTIPYEIMIGLGRRVARFYIKNGKVLKLKSLQESEAKEFQKG, from the coding sequence TTGAGGGCTTGGGCAGATATAAATCTTGATAATTTAATATATAATCTAAATATAATAAAAGAGTTTGCCGGATCTAAAAAGATCATGGGTGTAATAAAGGCAGACGGATATGGTATGGGGGCAGTGGAATGTGCTAGGATACTGTCGGAAAATGGAGTGGAAAACTTCGGAGTGGCGTGTTATGAGGAAGGATATGAACTTTACAAGGCAGGTATAGAGGGTGAGATTTTGCTTTTAGGTGCAACTCCCTTTGAAAATCTGGCAGATGCCATAAAATGCGGGTTTCAGATTACGATAAGTTCATTTGAGCAGATAGATTTTTTACGTAAAAACAAGCTGCATCCTGAGGTGCATATAAAGGTGGATACAGGAATGGGAAGGCTTGGGTTTTCTCATGAAGAGGCTATAGAGGCTATAAAAATCATAAGAGATGAAAAAATTGCAGATATAGTGGGAGTTTATTCTCATTTATCTGTGGCAGACATGCCTGAAAAAGATGATTTTACACTAGAACAAATTGAAAAATTTAAAGTTTTTGAAAAAATGGAGTCTATCAAATACAAACATATACTAAACAGCTCGGGCCTCTTGAGGTTTGCTGATGCTACAGAGAGCAACTTGGTCAGGGTTGGAATAATCCTTCACGGGGTAGTTCCCTTTGAAAGTGATATTCAGAAGAAATTTAAGCCGGTATTTTCATTTAAAACAAGAATAGTTTTCTTGAAAAAAGTAGTAGAAAAAACCTATGTGTCATACGGAAATACTGAAACAGCAGAACCAGGAGACCTCATTGCAACTATGTCAGTGGGATATGCCGACGGATTTGTGAGAGAATTTTCAAATGGAGGCATTGTAGAGATAGACGGTGTGGGATGCAGGGTAATAGGAAAAATATGTATGGATATGACCATGATAAAAATACCTGATGAACTCAAATACAAGGTGAAGGTAGGGACAGAGGTAACAATAATAGGAAAAGATATACTGAAAAAAGCAGAATGTATAGGGACTATACCATATGAGATAATGATAGGACTGGGGAGAAGAGTCGCCAGATTTTATATAAAAAACGGTAAGGTTTTAAAATTAAAATCTCTACAGGAGAGTGAAGCCAAAGAGTTTCAGAAAGGATAA
- a CDS encoding class I SAM-dependent rRNA methyltransferase, with protein sequence MTRVILKNGKEKKIRNFYPNVFKDEIQSMMGEAKTGDIVDVCKGDLTFVGRGYVTEGTSAFVRVLTTKEEPVDKKFILNKIKKAYDKRKHLEEETNCTRIFFSEGDGLPGLIIDKFDKYLSIQFRNSGIEKFRQEIINAVKKVVKPKGIYERSDVENRTHEGVEQKTGVIFGDIPERTIMEDNGLKYVIDIIDGQKTGFFLDQRDSRKFIRPYLSQNTRFLDVFSSSGGFSVAALKEGCKKVVAIDKNAHALKLCHENYELNEFDGDFETVEGDAFMLLKIMAERGDKYDVITLDPPSLIKKKIDVRRGRDFFYDLCDQSFKMLENDGILGIITCAYHISLQDLIEVTRMAASNNGKRLQVMGINYQPEDHPWILHVPETLYLKALWVRVLED encoded by the coding sequence ATGACAAGAGTAATATTGAAAAACGGAAAAGAGAAAAAGATAAGGAATTTTTATCCCAATGTTTTTAAGGATGAGATACAGAGTATGATGGGAGAGGCTAAAACAGGGGATATAGTAGATGTGTGCAAGGGAGACCTAACCTTTGTAGGAAGAGGCTATGTGACAGAGGGGACATCTGCCTTTGTGAGGGTTCTGACTACCAAGGAGGAGCCTGTAGATAAGAAGTTTATCCTGAACAAGATAAAAAAAGCCTATGACAAGAGAAAACACCTAGAAGAGGAAACCAACTGTACTAGAATATTTTTCTCAGAGGGAGACGGACTTCCGGGACTTATTATAGATAAATTTGACAAGTATCTTTCTATACAGTTTAGAAACTCTGGAATTGAAAAATTCAGACAAGAGATAATAAATGCAGTGAAAAAAGTGGTAAAGCCAAAGGGAATCTATGAAAGAAGTGATGTAGAGAACAGAACTCATGAGGGGGTAGAGCAAAAAACCGGTGTAATTTTCGGGGATATCCCAGAGAGAACCATAATGGAAGACAACGGCCTGAAATATGTGATAGATATAATAGACGGTCAAAAGACAGGATTTTTTCTGGATCAGAGAGATTCGAGAAAATTCATAAGACCTTACCTCAGCCAAAATACAAGGTTTTTAGATGTATTCTCTAGCAGCGGAGGTTTCTCAGTGGCGGCTCTTAAAGAGGGGTGTAAAAAGGTGGTGGCCATAGATAAAAATGCCCACGCCCTTAAACTCTGTCATGAAAACTATGAACTTAACGAGTTTGACGGGGACTTTGAAACTGTAGAGGGAGATGCCTTTATGCTACTTAAGATAATGGCAGAAAGGGGAGACAAGTATGATGTCATAACCCTAGATCCACCTTCCCTTATAAAAAAGAAAATTGATGTGAGAAGAGGAAGGGACTTTTTTTACGATCTCTGTGATCAGAGTTTTAAGATGCTAGAGAATGACGGAATACTGGGGATAATAACGTGTGCATATCATATATCTCTGCAGGATCTTATAGAGGTGACGAGAATGGCAGCTTCAAATAACGGGAAAAGGCTACAGGTAATGGGTATAAACTATCAGCCTGAAGATCATCCGTGGATTTTGCACGTTCCGGAAACTTTATATTTGAAAGCTTTGTGGGTAAGGGTTCTAGAGGATTAA
- a CDS encoding CvpA family protein codes for MYLDILIAVILLMTVIKGYLNGFFIEVLSFFGMIINLIFTKNLTPILILNFSIKPENPFYSGVYAILFLGIYTVMGMFIMFIKKALKKAFKGKLNTMAGSILGLFKGLLIAFVIMVFYSLLSMNLDFIKKYGEESYSQKVFISSLPVLREYFPDEYGERLQNMAHREKVEEYLKNILKE; via the coding sequence ATGTATCTAGATATTTTGATAGCGGTAATACTTCTAATGACAGTTATAAAAGGGTATCTAAATGGGTTTTTTATAGAGGTTCTTTCTTTTTTCGGAATGATAATAAATCTTATTTTTACTAAGAACCTAACCCCTATACTCATACTAAATTTTTCAATCAAGCCTGAAAACCCATTTTACTCAGGGGTCTACGCCATCCTTTTCCTCGGAATATACACCGTCATGGGGATGTTTATAATGTTTATAAAAAAGGCCCTGAAAAAAGCCTTTAAGGGGAAATTAAACACCATGGCAGGCAGCATTTTAGGTCTGTTCAAAGGACTGCTAATAGCCTTTGTAATTATGGTATTTTATTCTCTTTTGAGTATGAATTTGGATTTTATCAAAAAATACGGGGAAGAGAGCTACAGCCAGAAGGTCTTTATATCATCCCTTCCTGTTTTAAGAGAGTATTTTCCTGACGAGTATGGTGAAAGGCTGCAAAACATGGCACACAGAGAAAAAGTAGAAGAGTATCTGAAAAATATATTGAAGGAGTAA
- a CDS encoding LptF/LptG family permease, which produces MKIIHRYILKEMRMPIIFGISLFTFIFLIDIMVQMMENIIVKGVSLLDVVRILSFYLPPILSQTIPMGFFLGVMITYSKLTSTSESTAMNSMGMSLNSIIKPTFMLAIGITAFVFFLQESIIPNSFIKLQQLTLKIAYEKPAFQLKENMYIDEVDDYSFYIDKVGGDGSAENIIIFKKEKDNPFPTVLTAKKALWKDAAMILEDAEFYNLNPDGSEKLRGEFSRQKIPIDSFFENVKMKVSEIETMSVRQLLKEIKGKGEEEKLPYIVEMNKKLAIPLSGIMLGVLGVLFSIGHHRSGKGVSYGISLGVIFLYIASLNIGVVMANRGKISPFIGIWTPNFVLLLLTLYMYLVKKRRG; this is translated from the coding sequence ATGAAAATAATACATAGGTATATATTGAAGGAGATGAGAATGCCGATAATTTTTGGCATAAGTCTCTTTACCTTTATTTTTTTGATAGATATTATGGTACAGATGATGGAAAATATCATAGTAAAGGGTGTATCTCTCTTGGATGTAGTGAGAATTCTTTCTTTTTATCTTCCCCCTATACTCTCCCAGACTATACCAATGGGATTTTTCCTAGGGGTCATGATAACTTACTCTAAGCTCACCAGCACCAGCGAAAGCACTGCTATGAACTCTATGGGAATGAGTTTAAACAGCATAATAAAGCCTACTTTTATGCTGGCCATAGGAATAACAGCCTTTGTCTTTTTTCTCCAAGAGTCTATAATACCAAACTCCTTTATAAAACTTCAGCAGCTCACTCTGAAAATAGCCTACGAGAAACCGGCATTTCAGCTGAAAGAGAATATGTATATAGATGAGGTGGATGATTACAGCTTTTATATAGATAAGGTGGGAGGCGACGGGTCTGCCGAGAATATCATTATCTTCAAAAAGGAAAAAGACAACCCATTTCCCACAGTCTTGACGGCAAAAAAAGCACTGTGGAAAGATGCGGCTATGATCCTAGAAGACGCTGAATTTTACAACTTAAACCCTGACGGAAGTGAAAAACTCCGAGGGGAATTCTCCAGACAGAAGATACCCATCGATTCTTTTTTTGAAAATGTAAAGATGAAGGTAAGTGAGATAGAGACCATGTCAGTGAGACAGCTCTTGAAGGAGATAAAGGGTAAAGGTGAAGAAGAGAAGCTGCCTTATATCGTAGAGATGAACAAAAAATTGGCTATTCCTCTTTCTGGGATTATGCTCGGGGTATTAGGTGTTTTATTTTCAATAGGGCATCACAGAAGCGGAAAGGGTGTCAGCTACGGAATAAGTCTCGGGGTGATCTTCCTTTATATAGCCTCTTTGAATATAGGAGTGGTCATGGCAAACCGAGGGAAGATATCTCCCTTTATAGGGATATGGACACCGAACTTTGTGCTGCTGCTACTGACACTGTATATGTACCTTGTAAAAAAGAGGAGAGGATAG
- a CDS encoding LptF/LptG family permease, translating into MKKIDKYITVNFVKSIVLSLFGFINIFILSQLFKVIRYVTEGRFGGVDAIYYIISLLPDIIIKVMPLAVLLGGLMTINKMASSLEIIALKTSGISFKRIIAFPIMIAFIISLGVYYMNDKIYPASIKKSREIKRGGYEDIKLPESKKKAFLRGKDNYVYYAESINRISSTSVNIEILELDSEFEKLTKIITAEKGTYDRENKLWKFENVTVNNLEKNSSYTLPVMQDVRYDEEPERFLDPSVNPKLLTIKEMRSTLGAIKQTGGNSREILMELGDRTAFSFASFVVSFLGLSLGSRYVRGASAVSVAMSVGLGYSYYIVQASMEAISMGGVLHPFIGAWIPNLLFLVLGIYAMYKAEY; encoded by the coding sequence ATGAAAAAAATAGACAAGTATATCACAGTGAACTTTGTAAAGTCTATTGTTCTCAGTCTTTTTGGATTTATAAATATCTTCATACTGAGTCAGCTCTTTAAGGTGATAAGATATGTCACAGAGGGGAGATTTGGGGGAGTAGACGCTATATATTATATAATAAGCTTACTTCCTGACATCATAATAAAGGTAATGCCCCTAGCGGTATTGCTAGGCGGTCTAATGACAATAAACAAAATGGCCAGCAGCCTCGAGATCATAGCCTTGAAGACCTCGGGAATAAGTTTTAAGAGGATAATAGCCTTTCCTATAATGATAGCTTTTATCATATCCCTAGGTGTCTATTATATGAATGACAAAATATATCCTGCATCTATAAAGAAATCCAGGGAGATAAAAAGAGGGGGCTATGAAGATATAAAACTTCCTGAGAGTAAGAAAAAGGCCTTTCTCAGGGGAAAAGACAACTATGTATACTATGCTGAGAGTATAAACAGAATAAGCTCAACCTCTGTAAACATAGAGATATTGGAATTAGATTCGGAATTTGAAAAACTGACCAAGATTATAACTGCAGAAAAGGGAACCTATGACAGAGAGAATAAACTGTGGAAATTTGAAAATGTAACTGTAAATAACCTGGAAAAAAATAGCAGTTATACTTTACCTGTGATGCAGGATGTCAGATATGATGAGGAACCTGAGAGATTTCTGGATCCTAGTGTAAATCCGAAACTCCTCACAATAAAAGAGATGAGAAGCACTCTTGGAGCTATAAAGCAGACTGGAGGAAATTCTAGAGAGATACTGATGGAGCTAGGGGACAGGACGGCTTTTTCCTTTGCCAGTTTCGTAGTGTCATTTCTGGGGCTTTCCTTGGGAAGCAGGTATGTGAGGGGAGCCTCGGCAGTGAGTGTGGCAATGAGTGTGGGCCTTGGCTATAGCTACTATATAGTGCAGGCATCTATGGAGGCAATAAGTATGGGAGGTGTACTTCATCCCTTTATAGGGGCGTGGATACCCAACCTTTTATTTTTAGTACTGGGTATTTATGCCATGTATAAAGCTGAATATTGA
- a CDS encoding pitrilysin family protein, translating to MKIEILKLKNGIPVLIENIENLNSVALGIFVKTGAKNELPGEEGVSHLLEHMMFKGTTNRSSKEISEMVDNEGGIINAYTSKEMTVYYIQLLSHKLKVGTDILTDIFLNSTFTEESLEKEKNVVIEEIKMYEDIPEEKVHDENVRFAVSGSQSNIVLGSMESVKNITREKLVSYFEERYVPSKMVISVAGRVDKDEIMNLLNQGIGTLERDEFEREYDGKMSINSGENIIKRDTNQMHLCFNTKGVSTTDKIRYSVSIISNILGGNMSSRLFQKIREERGLAYSVYSYNSSFEEGGLFTVYAGTTKENYRDVIDMIKNEFEEIKKDGITEEELRKAKNQFLSMLTFGLETSKSRMNRMASSYLIYNRVRDLDEIIKEIEEISLEDIKNAATKIFDEKYYSWTILGDL from the coding sequence ATGAAGATAGAGATACTAAAGCTAAAAAACGGAATCCCGGTATTGATTGAGAATATAGAAAATCTCAATTCTGTGGCCCTGGGGATATTCGTAAAAACCGGAGCAAAAAACGAACTCCCAGGAGAAGAGGGTGTATCCCATCTGTTAGAGCACATGATGTTTAAGGGAACTACAAACAGAAGCTCTAAAGAGATATCTGAGATGGTAGACAACGAGGGCGGTATAATAAACGCCTATACAAGTAAAGAGATGACAGTGTATTATATACAGCTTCTTTCTCACAAGCTAAAGGTGGGGACAGATATTCTCACAGATATATTTTTGAACTCAACTTTTACAGAAGAAAGCCTGGAAAAAGAAAAAAATGTAGTTATAGAAGAGATAAAAATGTATGAAGATATTCCTGAGGAAAAGGTTCATGATGAAAATGTAAGGTTTGCAGTAAGTGGAAGCCAGTCAAACATAGTCCTAGGAAGTATGGAAAGTGTAAAAAATATTACCAGAGAAAAACTTGTTTCATATTTTGAGGAAAGATATGTCCCTTCAAAGATGGTTATATCAGTGGCAGGCCGTGTAGACAAAGATGAGATAATGAATCTTTTGAACCAGGGAATAGGAACCCTTGAAAGAGATGAATTCGAAAGAGAGTACGACGGAAAGATGTCTATAAACTCTGGGGAAAACATCATAAAAAGAGATACAAATCAGATGCATCTTTGCTTTAACACAAAAGGAGTGTCTACAACTGATAAGATCAGATACTCTGTCTCTATAATCTCAAATATACTAGGTGGAAACATGAGCTCTAGACTTTTCCAGAAGATAAGAGAAGAAAGAGGTCTGGCCTACTCTGTATACAGCTATAACTCATCTTTCGAAGAGGGTGGACTCTTTACTGTGTATGCAGGAACCACCAAGGAGAACTACAGAGATGTCATAGATATGATAAAAAATGAATTTGAAGAGATAAAAAAAGACGGGATAACAGAGGAAGAGCTGAGAAAGGCTAAAAATCAGTTTTTAAGCATGCTTACCTTTGGACTTGAGACAAGTAAGTCTAGGATGAACAGAATGGCAAGTTCTTATCTCATCTACAACAGGGTGAGAGATTTAGATGAAATAATAAAAGAGATAGAAGAGATAAGCCTAGAAGATATAAAAAACGCCGCAACTAAAATTTTTGACGAAAAATACTACTCTTGGACAATATTGGGAGATCTATAG
- the dut gene encoding dUTP diphosphatase, translated as MEKIEVKILREEGVTLPKYMTEGASGMDVCAFMDEPVTLKPLERDLIPTGIKMEIPYGYEVQVRPRSGLAIKHGITLLNTPGTIDSDYRGEIKVIVVNLSNEEYKIEPGERIGQLVLQKVYQMKFNQVDSLGETERSGGGFGHTGKK; from the coding sequence TTGGAAAAGATAGAAGTAAAGATATTGAGAGAGGAGGGGGTAACCCTTCCAAAATATATGACAGAGGGGGCATCTGGAATGGATGTCTGTGCCTTTATGGATGAGCCTGTGACACTAAAACCCCTAGAAAGAGACCTCATTCCTACAGGAATAAAGATGGAGATACCCTATGGTTATGAGGTTCAGGTAAGGCCAAGGAGCGGACTTGCCATAAAACACGGGATAACCCTTTTGAATACCCCGGGGACTATAGATTCAGACTATAGGGGGGAGATAAAGGTGATAGTGGTAAACCTGAGCAACGAAGAGTATAAGATAGAGCCTGGAGAAAGGATAGGGCAGCTTGTTCTTCAAAAGGTGTACCAGATGAAATTCAACCAGGTGGATAGTTTAGGAGAGACAGAAAGAAGCGGCGGAGGATTCGGCCACACAGGGAAAAAGTAG
- the rodA gene encoding rod shape-determining protein RodA encodes MKNNRDIRVILKRMKKMNKSLFINTMLIIAVSLFSVFSATYQKTNGFFYRELVWTALGLGVYLVFSFFNYRNYAKYSKVIYLFNIVLLVSVFIFGETRLGAQRWIPLGPINLQPSEFSKLFIVLTLSELLTNKYKNNFRGMKHIFLSGLHIVPIFLLIAKQPDLGTSLVLIFLYCILIFIHGIDWKSIFIIAGAGAAFVPVSYFFLLKDYQKQRILTFLNPEADMLGSGWNVIQSMIAVGSGGVMGKGFFQGTQSKLRFLPESHTDFIGAVFLEETGFIGGLLLLGLYLALIIQIARVGSAAGDNYGKLVCYGVAAIIFFHVVVNIGMIMGVMPVTGLPLLLMSYGGSSFLFTFMMLGIVQSVKIYKD; translated from the coding sequence ATGAAAAATAACAGGGATATAAGAGTTATACTCAAAAGAATGAAAAAAATGAATAAATCTCTTTTTATCAACACCATGCTGATAATTGCCGTCAGTCTTTTTTCTGTATTTAGTGCAACCTACCAAAAGACCAATGGATTTTTTTACAGGGAGCTTGTGTGGACAGCCCTAGGTCTCGGGGTCTATCTTGTTTTTTCTTTTTTCAATTACAGAAATTATGCCAAGTATTCAAAGGTCATATATCTTTTTAATATAGTTTTGCTGGTCTCAGTATTTATATTTGGTGAGACCCGTCTAGGAGCCCAGAGATGGATACCTCTAGGGCCTATAAATTTACAGCCATCGGAATTTTCAAAGCTTTTTATAGTGCTGACCCTTTCAGAGCTGCTGACAAATAAGTATAAGAATAATTTTCGTGGCATGAAACATATATTTTTGAGTGGACTTCATATAGTTCCTATATTTCTCCTCATAGCAAAGCAGCCTGACCTTGGAACCTCATTGGTTCTTATATTCTTATACTGCATCCTTATATTTATCCACGGAATTGACTGGAAGTCCATATTTATAATAGCCGGAGCAGGGGCAGCCTTTGTGCCTGTGTCCTATTTCTTTCTCCTAAAGGACTATCAAAAGCAGAGAATCCTGACTTTTTTGAATCCAGAGGCAGATATGCTAGGAAGTGGATGGAATGTAATACAGTCTATGATAGCAGTTGGTTCAGGCGGAGTGATGGGTAAGGGATTTTTCCAGGGGACACAGAGTAAACTGAGGTTTTTACCTGAATCTCACACGGATTTTATAGGGGCGGTTTTCTTGGAAGAGACAGGATTTATAGGAGGACTTTTACTTTTGGGACTTTATCTGGCCCTTATTATACAGATAGCCAGGGTGGGAAGTGCAGCCGGTGACAACTATGGAAAGCTCGTATGTTATGGAGTCGCAGCCATAATATTTTTTCATGTTGTGGTAAATATCGGGATGATAATGGGAGTAATGCCTGTCACAGGTCTGCCCTTACTTCTCATGAGTTACGGGGGAAGTTCCTTCTTATTTACATTTATGATGCTAGGTATTGTGCAGAGTGTAAAGATATATAAAGACTAA
- a CDS encoding RluA family pseudouridine synthase, giving the protein MEHKIEKNFHDTRLDKYIRKKYEGINLTEIFKLIRKGRIKVNGKKVKQNYRLQEGDLVKVFYRGGETAVKKFLELSQKETEYIKEGIVYEDENVLLFNKSPNMVMHKGSGHDYGLSEMLKSYYQSEEFTFINRIDKATSGLIIGAKTLPVTRELSQEMRDGNINKRYYILVEGRVDREEFQIKSYLKKTDTHVVELDKYEKGAKESISYFKVVQRGKNRTILEGTLGTGRTHQLRVHLANLGHPIVGDAKYGENSRGEMCLFSHFTEILSLNIKIDLPLPEAFKNKLTK; this is encoded by the coding sequence ATGGAGCATAAGATAGAGAAAAATTTTCATGACACGAGACTGGATAAATATATAAGAAAAAAGTATGAGGGGATAAACCTCACTGAGATATTTAAGCTCATAAGAAAAGGTCGGATAAAAGTCAACGGAAAAAAAGTAAAGCAAAATTACAGACTTCAGGAGGGGGACCTTGTAAAGGTTTTTTATAGGGGAGGAGAGACAGCTGTAAAAAAATTCCTAGAGCTTTCCCAAAAGGAGACTGAGTATATAAAAGAAGGTATAGTCTATGAAGATGAAAATGTCCTTTTGTTTAACAAATCTCCTAACATGGTTATGCATAAGGGAAGCGGCCACGATTATGGTCTCTCAGAGATGCTAAAATCCTATTATCAAAGTGAGGAGTTTACCTTTATAAACAGGATAGACAAGGCAACTTCCGGGCTTATAATTGGTGCCAAAACCCTGCCTGTGACAAGGGAGTTGTCTCAAGAGATGAGAGACGGAAATATCAACAAGAGATATTATATACTGGTAGAGGGAAGAGTAGACAGGGAAGAATTTCAGATAAAAAGCTACCTTAAAAAGACAGATACCCATGTGGTAGAGTTAGATAAGTATGAAAAAGGGGCAAAAGAGAGTATAAGTTATTTTAAAGTAGTCCAAAGGGGAAAAAACAGAACCATATTAGAGGGGACACTAGGCACAGGAAGGACTCATCAGCTTCGGGTGCACCTAGCCAACCTGGGTCATCCCATAGTGGGAGATGCAAAATACGGAGAAAACAGCAGAGGGGAGATGTGTTTGTTTTCTCATTTTACAGAGATTCTCTCTCTCAATATAAAAATAGATTTACCACTTCCTGAGGCCTTTAAAAACAAATTGACAAAATAA
- a CDS encoding KTSC domain-containing protein, producing MKTKNFKSRLIYSIEYVFSEKLLVVELNKGGLYKYFGVPFSEYLKLRFSKSLGYYYTNFIKDNNKYKVEKNDIIPLKIR from the coding sequence ATGAAAACCAAAAACTTTAAATCCAGACTAATTTATTCTATAGAATATGTTTTTTCAGAAAAACTCCTTGTTGTAGAGCTCAATAAAGGGGGGCTTTATAAATATTTTGGTGTACCTTTTTCTGAATACTTAAAGTTGAGATTTTCAAAATCTCTAGGGTATTACTACACGAATTTCATTAAAGATAATAATAAATATAAAGTTGAAAAAAATGACATAATACCTCTGAAAATAAGATAA